The genomic window GAAACGGCATGGGCTGCTGGAAAATCCATCGCGGTTTGACGTGGTGGCGGTCACCTGGCCGCACGGAGCCAACCGGCCGACGATTGAGCATTTTCGCAATGCCTTCGAAGCGACGGGCGTGGAGGGGATGTATAGCTAGGGCGAGGGACGAAGGGCGAGAGAGGGGCAAGAATTATAAAGCCGCGACCGTTGGTCGCGCGGGAATTGTAGGAGAGGAATCCTTTCCTCGACGGAATCGCGAATCGGTCAAAGTCGGCGAAAGAATTCGCCTCCTACAGGAGCGCGGCTTGTTGAACCGTCGTCAACTGTTCGATGCCCTGCTTGGCCAACCGCAACAGCGTTTGCAATTCGTCTTCGGTGAACGTGGCTTCTTCGCCCGTGCCTTGCACTTCGATGAAGCGGCCGTCGCCGGTCATCACCACGTTCATGTCGACGGCGGCGTCAACGTCTTCGGAATAGTCGAGATCGAGCAGCGGTTGGCCTTCGACTATGCCGACACTGACAGCAGCCACACTGGCGGAGAGAATTTTTTTGGGTGCAGTGCCTCCGCCTGCTTCCACTGGCAAAGAATTGAGCGCATCGACCAGCGCGATGTAGGCTCCCGTGATGCTGGCGGTGCGTGTGCCGCCATCGGCTTCCAGCACATCGCAATCGACGGCGACGGTTCGTTCGCCGATGGCATCCAAATCGATAATGGCCCGTAGGCTGCGGCCGATCAGGCGTTGGATTTCGGTGGTGCGACCATCCGTCTTTCCGTCACGTTCGCGTTTTTTCCTTGGGCTGGTGCTGCCCGGGAGCATGTTGTATTCCGCGGTAAGCCAGCCGCGCCCTTTGCCGGCCATCCACTCGGGCACTTTAGGATCGACCGAGGCCGTACACAACACCGTGGTGCCTCCGGCCTGGAACAATACGCTGCCCGGCGCGGTGCGTGTGAACCGGCGAGTAATTTTCAACGGGCGAAGCTCGTCGTTTTTTCGACCATCGTGCCGCATAATTTGATAATCTAATTTCACCACGGAGACACAGAGGCACAGAGAGGCAATAAATTTATGATGTAGGAAGTAGATATAAGGAC from Pirellulales bacterium includes these protein-coding regions:
- the rph gene encoding ribonuclease PH, whose amino-acid sequence is MRHDGRKNDELRPLKITRRFTRTAPGSVLFQAGGTTVLCTASVDPKVPEWMAGKGRGWLTAEYNMLPGSTSPRKKRERDGKTDGRTTEIQRLIGRSLRAIIDLDAIGERTVAVDCDVLEADGGTRTASITGAYIALVDALNSLPVEAGGGTAPKKILSASVAAVSVGIVEGQPLLDLDYSEDVDAAVDMNVVMTGDGRFIEVQGTGEEATFTEDELQTLLRLAKQGIEQLTTVQQAALL